One bacterium genomic window carries:
- a CDS encoding bifunctional DNA primase/polymerase, whose translation MTTVEQHGAVLHNHYGIAIIPTIPGTKHPVVKWEKEYGWQTKPQTVDQFNEMRRRFPRMTFSTACGEGSAFLASVETDCRKGEEHLDKIMHEQHLRPLTETLQGRRGNHRVIQMDGPYRGQNIGSFVDAEGKRHHLIEIKGQGQLLALSGKTLLTPRLVYAAPDEWNALLRNPSKKNEHAQRAAISQLRRFPLKGEIGHPLSQLGRFSPDDLREIPADERVRYIWSHEEVRERYAESVGITYGQCMRCPIHEEWHPSVSFSYAEGGLVWMNDWHERGRRRGITVGEYDVYRRTGIAVHLPRVSQAVLNIRVLVDLGVLEPADIPLARCLPTDVPPYIGTALEGFRFLQACKWAIYPPSGSTYTRRFIQWWTGLSEWRARTAWEYLTEHKYLVQIDVDPEGNPVYIHAQDGH comes from the coding sequence TTGACCACGGTCGAACAGCACGGCGCGGTGCTACACAACCATTACGGCATCGCGATCATCCCGACGATCCCCGGCACGAAGCATCCGGTCGTGAAGTGGGAAAAGGAGTACGGCTGGCAGACGAAGCCGCAGACCGTTGACCAGTTCAACGAGATGCGTCGCCGCTTCCCGCGCATGACGTTCTCGACCGCATGTGGCGAGGGATCGGCGTTCCTCGCGAGCGTGGAGACCGACTGTCGGAAGGGCGAAGAGCACCTCGACAAGATCATGCACGAGCAGCACCTTCGTCCCCTCACCGAAACGCTGCAAGGGCGTCGAGGCAATCACCGCGTCATTCAAATGGACGGACCCTATCGCGGACAGAACATCGGCTCCTTCGTCGATGCGGAGGGCAAGCGTCATCACCTCATCGAGATCAAAGGCCAGGGGCAACTTCTCGCGTTGTCGGGAAAGACGCTGCTGACTCCGCGTCTGGTCTATGCCGCACCCGATGAGTGGAATGCGTTGCTTCGTAATCCATCAAAGAAAAATGAACACGCTCAGAGAGCGGCGATCTCTCAACTTAGGAGGTTTCCCCTGAAAGGGGAGATCGGGCACCCCCTCTCTCAACTAGGGAGGTTTTCTCCTGATGACCTCAGAGAGATACCTGCTGACGAGAGAGTTCGGTATATCTGGTCACATGAAGAGGTGCGGGAACGCTACGCCGAGAGCGTTGGGATCACCTACGGCCAATGTATGCGGTGTCCCATCCACGAGGAGTGGCATCCCTCTGTCTCGTTCTCCTACGCAGAAGGTGGTCTCGTGTGGATGAATGACTGGCACGAACGCGGGAGACGGCGCGGCATCACCGTCGGCGAATATGACGTGTACCGGCGCACCGGCATCGCTGTCCACCTCCCTCGCGTGTCGCAAGCCGTGCTGAACATCCGAGTGCTCGTGGACCTCGGGGTACTCGAACCCGCCGACATCCCGCTGGCGCGGTGTCTGCCGACCGACGTCCCACCGTACATCGGGACCGCGCTCGAAGGGTTCCGTTTTCTTCAGGCGTGCAAGTGGGCGATCTATCCGCCGTCGGGGTCAACCTACACGCGCCGGTTCATTCAGTGGTGGACCGGATTGAGCGAATGGCGGGCGCGGACGGCGTGGGAATATCTGACCGAGCACAAGTACCTGGTGCAGATTGACGTCGATCCCGAAGGCAACCCGGTCTACATTCACGCGCAGGACGGGCACTAA
- a CDS encoding helix-turn-helix domain-containing protein, with amino-acid sequence MEVMELLTLTAAAKSLGCSIDTLKTLVDQGHVPCIIARPRGDRLFTPEALEVFRRQHRRLPVKPGRRRFAPLNESVIGAR; translated from the coding sequence ATGGAAGTCATGGAGTTGTTGACGCTCACGGCAGCGGCCAAGTCCCTTGGGTGTTCAATCGACACGCTCAAGACCCTCGTAGACCAAGGACACGTCCCCTGCATCATCGCGAGGCCGAGAGGGGATCGGCTCTTCACGCCCGAGGCGTTGGAGGTGTTCCGGCGACAACACCGTCGGCTACCCGTGAAGCCGGGGAGAAGGCGGTTCGCGCCTTTGAACGAGTCCGTCATTGGAGCGAGGTGA
- a CDS encoding trypsin-like peptidase domain-containing protein, translated as MRRTVSGCIAVLFLASGCLLSIPTAKAQDVEVVVANAKSSVAVILAKGPKGVFSGTGFFIGNGLVLTANHVVQGATQIALKFPEYPAVQARLVRSSQANDVAVLSIPNLPVRPLSLGDINRTHEGETVVVIGFPRIEDLGTATATVTVGIVSAIRANLLQIQAPVSPGNSGGPVFNLQGDVIGIVRGTLRGEQQGINFAAAINSARLLLGGTALAPLPAASSPIPPPPIPPSPNLPQPTVPTGSPAWSGTWKSAVTGRSGVFVANFIVTNEEVYGGRTVTGSMGMGGCFGNLSISGTDSTGIGYGQPHDIVSGIAQGNGGSVVATFKFSIFSQATMVGSYNMTGAGTPCDGDHGSILATFR; from the coding sequence ATGCGCCGTACGGTCTCCGGATGTATTGCCGTACTGTTTCTTGCCTCGGGATGTCTGCTGTCGATTCCGACTGCGAAGGCGCAAGATGTAGAAGTAGTCGTCGCGAATGCCAAATCTAGCGTGGCCGTGATCCTTGCAAAAGGGCCTAAGGGCGTGTTTTCAGGCACCGGATTTTTCATTGGCAATGGACTAGTGCTAACGGCTAATCACGTGGTGCAAGGAGCGACACAAATCGCTCTGAAATTTCCCGAGTATCCAGCAGTACAGGCGCGACTTGTGCGAAGCAGTCAAGCGAATGATGTCGCGGTTTTGAGCATACCTAACCTACCGGTACGTCCTCTGTCGCTCGGTGACATTAACAGAACGCACGAGGGCGAAACGGTTGTTGTTATTGGATTTCCGCGTATCGAAGATTTGGGCACGGCAACTGCGACGGTTACGGTGGGCATTGTTAGCGCGATCCGAGCGAACCTCCTGCAGATTCAGGCTCCGGTGAGTCCTGGGAACAGCGGCGGGCCGGTATTCAATCTTCAGGGAGATGTGATCGGTATTGTGCGCGGCACACTGCGCGGTGAACAACAGGGCATTAACTTCGCCGCTGCAATAAACTCCGCTCGCTTACTCCTTGGGGGCACTGCTCTTGCGCCCCTTCCTGCTGCGTCTTCACCAATCCCGCCTCCGCCGATTCCGCCTTCACCGAACTTGCCGCAACCCACCGTTCCCACGGGATCGCCCGCCTGGTCTGGAACATGGAAGAGTGCGGTAACCGGCAGGAGCGGAGTCTTTGTTGCGAATTTCATCGTGACGAATGAAGAGGTATATGGTGGGCGAACAGTTACAGGAAGTATGGGAATGGGCGGATGCTTTGGGAATCTTTCAATATCGGGTACGGACTCGACAGGCATAGGTTACGGTCAACCACATGACATCGTGAGCGGTATTGCACAAGGGAATGGGGGCAGTGTCGTCGCCACATTCAAGTTCTCCATTTTCTCGCAGGCCACGATGGTGGGATCCTACAATATGACAGGAGCCGGTACTCCTTGCGATGGCGATCACGGGAGCATCCTTGCGACTTTTAGGTGA
- a CDS encoding recombinase family protein, translating to MRAIGYVRVSTADQTNDGISLDVQTARIEAYAAMMNLELVVIIREEGVSASIPLKDRPGGKQVLAALWEQDVRHVVALKLDRLFRDAADCLTQTKEWDTAGIALHLVDMGGMTLNTASAMGRMFLTISAAFAELERNLISERTSQALQHKKSRGEPVGRPPFGFKMVDHRLVPIPEELAIIAEVKRQRAEGRTLWQIANYLREQNVPTRQNGAWRHNSVRQLLSVTETA from the coding sequence ATGAGAGCGATAGGCTATGTAAGAGTCTCTACTGCCGATCAAACCAACGACGGGATCAGTCTCGATGTCCAAACGGCGCGCATCGAAGCCTATGCCGCGATGATGAACCTCGAACTGGTTGTGATCATCCGCGAAGAGGGCGTCTCGGCATCGATTCCGCTCAAGGATCGTCCTGGCGGGAAGCAAGTGCTCGCGGCGCTTTGGGAACAGGACGTCCGACACGTTGTCGCACTCAAGTTGGATCGGCTGTTCAGAGACGCCGCCGACTGTCTCACCCAGACGAAGGAGTGGGATACTGCCGGAATCGCGCTACACCTGGTCGATATGGGCGGGATGACGCTCAATACGGCGTCGGCGATGGGCCGGATGTTCCTCACGATCAGTGCCGCGTTTGCGGAGTTGGAGCGGAACCTCATCAGCGAGCGGACCAGTCAAGCCTTGCAGCACAAGAAATCACGCGGCGAACCTGTCGGGAGACCGCCGTTCGGGTTCAAGATGGTCGATCACCGGCTGGTACCGATCCCTGAAGAACTCGCAATCATCGCCGAGGTCAAACGGCAGCGGGCGGAAGGTCGCACCCTCTGGCAGATCGCGAACTATCTCAGGGAACAGAACGTGCCGACGCGACAGAACGGAGCATGGCGGCATAACTCGGTGCGGCAACTCTTGAGCGTAACGGAGACAGCGTAA
- a CDS encoding asparaginase yields MTLPVVCLFATGGTIASTTADGGRGYRPALRADELLNRIPEHSQITRLEIIDFSRVASEDLTPTMALELCGQVNIAMRRAEVAAAVVTHGTGTLEDTCFLADLFIRGDKPFIGTGAMFSASASNWDGGRNLLDSLLAAVAPASRGKGVLLCMNGELHAARDAVKMHASSPSAFESPGSGPIGCVDDGQVVYYRSPTRRYAFPSESIDLRVEVVKIVQGSEDRLLRAALALGIRGLVIEGLGGRGTVPAWLIPAIREARAQGVVVVLCTRSPRGRVAFTTSARMVELGDIGVISGGDLPAHKARLLLMAALAQTSDENSVRTIFSNVAP; encoded by the coding sequence GTGACGCTGCCGGTCGTCTGTCTGTTCGCAACGGGCGGCACCATCGCGTCCACAACCGCCGACGGGGGGCGCGGATACCGCCCCGCACTCAGGGCCGATGAACTGCTGAATCGCATCCCCGAACATTCGCAGATCACCCGTCTAGAGATCATCGATTTTAGCCGTGTGGCAAGCGAGGATTTGACGCCCACGATGGCCCTGGAGTTGTGCGGGCAAGTGAACATCGCGATGCGCCGCGCAGAGGTGGCCGCAGCGGTTGTTACGCATGGGACCGGCACCCTGGAAGACACCTGTTTCCTCGCGGATCTTTTCATCCGGGGTGACAAGCCGTTCATTGGTACGGGGGCGATGTTCAGCGCCTCCGCCTCCAACTGGGATGGCGGACGCAACTTACTCGATTCACTCCTGGCCGCCGTAGCACCCGCCTCTCGTGGAAAGGGCGTCTTGCTGTGCATGAACGGCGAGCTACACGCGGCGCGAGACGCAGTGAAAATGCACGCTTCCAGCCCCAGCGCTTTCGAGTCTCCGGGCAGCGGCCCAATCGGTTGTGTGGACGATGGACAGGTCGTCTACTACCGGTCGCCGACACGACGGTATGCCTTCCCATCCGAATCAATCGACCTCCGCGTAGAAGTCGTGAAAATCGTGCAGGGATCCGAAGACCGTCTGCTACGCGCCGCCCTCGCACTCGGGATCCGTGGCTTGGTAATCGAAGGTCTCGGAGGACGTGGCACCGTTCCTGCGTGGCTGATACCGGCAATCCGGGAAGCACGCGCGCAAGGCGTGGTCGTAGTCTTGTGCACGCGTTCCCCGCGAGGACGAGTCGCATTCACCACGTCGGCGAGAATGGTCGAATTGGGTGATATCGGCGTGATTTCCGGAGGCGATCTGCCCGCCCACAAGGCACGACTGCTGCTGATGGCGGCACTCGCGCAAACGAGTGACGAGAACAGCGTTCGAACGATCTTTTCGAACGTCGCGCCGTAG
- a CDS encoding Xaa-Pro peptidase family protein gives MSYLSRGVFQDRLTRIRAALDDADLAALVVVTPENFLYVSGYFLDVQPWERPVAAILPRDTDPFLIMHELSTNGVRHAKDHASMWIPDVQFYVEHHRMEQRTYVTPQWPQMVADLLRKKGIQRGRVGVDRLGGPISSVPELLPAIHLVPAAGILNEMRLVKCEEELVLIRQAAELSDWGQTRYREHLAPGRALAEIDTLVAHEMAKEAIRRYPEYKVEIRVFGRTGARSACPHGIAGDYGQVIEAGDGLINIILPQLNGYVCENERTFFVGRPNRAQARAFEAMVDAQAAATLAFVAGYPTSEADAAATRVLEQRGFGHAIFHRTGHGIGLAGHEYPDDIAFNHRPLAEHQVFSCEPAVYLYGLGGFRHDDTIIVGKTAAEVTTTFPRDLEAVTVAIAP, from the coding sequence ATGAGCTACCTTAGCCGGGGTGTGTTTCAGGACCGACTCACACGCATTCGGGCAGCGCTCGACGATGCCGATCTCGCGGCTCTCGTCGTCGTTACGCCGGAAAACTTCCTGTACGTCTCCGGATACTTTCTCGATGTACAACCGTGGGAACGTCCGGTCGCCGCGATCCTGCCGCGAGACACCGATCCGTTCTTGATCATGCACGAGCTATCCACCAACGGTGTCCGCCACGCGAAGGATCACGCGTCGATGTGGATTCCCGACGTCCAGTTCTACGTGGAACACCACCGGATGGAGCAACGCACGTACGTGACGCCGCAGTGGCCACAAATGGTGGCGGATCTCTTGCGGAAGAAGGGCATCCAGCGCGGACGCGTCGGCGTAGATCGTCTCGGCGGACCGATCAGCAGCGTACCAGAACTGCTACCGGCGATTCACTTGGTACCGGCTGCTGGAATCCTGAACGAGATGAGGCTCGTCAAGTGCGAGGAGGAACTCGTCCTGATACGGCAGGCCGCGGAGCTGAGCGACTGGGGACAGACGCGGTACCGCGAGCACCTGGCGCCGGGGCGCGCACTTGCAGAAATCGACACGCTCGTTGCGCATGAGATGGCGAAGGAGGCGATTCGACGTTACCCCGAGTATAAGGTGGAGATTCGAGTGTTCGGCCGAACCGGGGCCCGTTCCGCCTGTCCGCATGGCATCGCCGGAGACTATGGCCAGGTTATTGAGGCCGGCGATGGACTCATCAATATCATCCTTCCGCAGCTCAACGGATACGTCTGCGAAAACGAGCGCACGTTTTTTGTTGGCAGGCCGAACCGCGCACAGGCCAGGGCGTTCGAGGCGATGGTCGACGCACAAGCGGCCGCGACTCTCGCATTTGTGGCCGGATACCCGACAAGCGAGGCAGACGCTGCCGCGACCCGGGTCCTGGAACAACGCGGGTTCGGCCACGCGATCTTCCACCGTACCGGGCACGGCATAGGCCTCGCTGGCCACGAGTACCCCGATGACATCGCCTTTAACCACCGCCCCTTGGCGGAGCATCAGGTCTTCAGTTGCGAACCGGCAGTCTACCTGTACGGTCTCGGTGGCTTCCGACATGACGACACCATCATAGTGGGAAAGACCGCGGCAGAGGTCACGACCACCTTCCCCCGAGACCTGGAAGCCGTGACCGTAGCAATCGCCCCATGA
- a CDS encoding extracellular solute-binding protein, giving the protein MLRSAAGLGVFALAQIAGATIGLRQTSAAPHQQLTMFVWSGGTLPAVAHEVARSYNESHPDVTIEVLEGQNYEIYPKMLSAYKLTPNQPLVHFGYQNVQWTTQGDRDGLWESLDPANVPNLKNILPAYRRPGDRGVAFCLSPVGLAYSTRFVKEPPTSWADLWNPRFKGKVTTIKYLWYYNGLVMAARMNGGSEKNIDPGFKLWSEHADQFAAFYNGNDDLRNMLVNGDAWLAAQDGANVEVWKQQGAPIEFVIPKEGGIAIPLYFVIVKGVTPAQKRIAEDVINVMLSDRWLSRWAAETYHAPTTIKNIAPPSLRGLSIFDPKEAARAIQLDWVTVAASDTMWRERWDKEVVAKMH; this is encoded by the coding sequence GTGCTTCGGTCCGCCGCCGGACTTGGCGTGTTTGCCCTGGCACAGATTGCGGGGGCTACGATCGGCCTGCGCCAGACGTCGGCGGCGCCCCACCAGCAACTCACGATGTTTGTCTGGTCGGGCGGCACCTTGCCCGCCGTCGCGCACGAAGTCGCCCGCTCCTACAACGAAAGCCATCCCGATGTCACGATCGAGGTGCTCGAGGGGCAGAACTACGAGATCTACCCGAAGATGCTCAGCGCGTACAAGCTGACCCCCAATCAACCGCTGGTGCATTTTGGTTATCAGAACGTCCAGTGGACAACCCAGGGCGACCGCGACGGTTTGTGGGAAAGCCTCGACCCCGCCAACGTCCCGAACTTGAAGAACATCCTACCGGCGTACCGGCGGCCGGGTGATCGCGGCGTGGCGTTTTGTCTCTCGCCGGTGGGGCTGGCGTACAGCACGCGGTTCGTCAAGGAGCCGCCGACGTCGTGGGCGGACCTGTGGAACCCGCGCTTCAAAGGCAAGGTTACCACGATCAAATATCTCTGGTACTACAACGGATTGGTGATGGCGGCACGCATGAACGGCGGAAGCGAAAAGAACATCGACCCGGGGTTCAAACTCTGGTCGGAACACGCCGATCAGTTTGCCGCCTTCTACAACGGAAACGACGACTTGCGGAACATGTTGGTCAACGGAGATGCTTGGCTTGCCGCGCAGGACGGCGCCAACGTGGAGGTCTGGAAGCAACAGGGAGCGCCGATCGAATTTGTCATCCCTAAAGAGGGCGGGATCGCGATTCCCTTGTACTTCGTCATCGTCAAGGGCGTTACCCCGGCGCAGAAACGCATCGCCGAGGACGTGATCAACGTGATGCTGTCGGACAGATGGTTGTCGCGATGGGCCGCGGAGACCTACCACGCGCCAACCACAATCAAGAACATCGCGCCTCCGAGCCTGCGTGGCCTCAGCATCTTCGATCCGAAGGAAGCCGCCCGGGCGATTCAGCTCGACTGGGTTACCGTCGCGGCGAGCGACACCATGTGGCGAGAGCGATGGGACAAGGAAGTCGTCGCCAAGATGCATTGA
- a CDS encoding ABC transporter ATP-binding protein — translation MPAEIDVEVRDLTKRFGAVLAVDHVSLQIRRGEFFSILGPSGCGKTTTLRIIGGFEFPSEGDVFLRGCMATGVPPYRRSTNMVFQQLALFPHLSVFENIAFGLRVRRTPARDVHRKVAAVLGLVDLVGLGDRSIRHLSGGQKQRVAIARALINEPAVLLLDEPLGALDLKLRLQMQSELKALQHRLGTTFIYVTHDQGEALVMSDRIAVMRGGRVEQIGTSYEIYARPRTRFVATFIGEANVLEARVIGAEADGMLRVDCHSLRVLVGAADAPASSGTALALSIRPEHVKIGRAADYYPNRWEGTVQEVIFMGAIIRCRVRIAASCVVTAEVHSDQADGLSPGAKLQIGWARESAVLLRE, via the coding sequence ATGCCGGCGGAGATAGACGTTGAGGTGCGCGACCTGACAAAGCGGTTTGGCGCCGTGCTCGCGGTAGATCACGTATCCTTGCAAATCCGTAGAGGAGAGTTTTTTTCCATCCTCGGCCCGTCGGGCTGCGGAAAGACGACGACGCTTCGCATCATCGGTGGATTTGAGTTCCCTTCGGAGGGTGATGTCTTTCTTCGCGGGTGCATGGCCACCGGTGTTCCTCCGTACCGCCGGTCGACGAACATGGTGTTTCAACAACTGGCGCTGTTCCCTCATCTCAGCGTGTTCGAAAACATCGCGTTCGGGTTGCGTGTCCGGCGTACCCCCGCGCGGGATGTCCACCGCAAGGTGGCGGCGGTCCTGGGACTCGTCGATCTCGTAGGTTTGGGAGACCGGAGTATCCGACATCTGTCGGGAGGACAGAAACAGCGGGTTGCCATCGCGCGCGCCCTTATCAACGAACCTGCGGTTCTGTTGTTGGATGAACCGCTCGGCGCTCTTGATCTCAAGCTACGCCTTCAGATGCAGAGCGAGTTGAAGGCGCTACAACACCGGCTCGGTACGACTTTCATATATGTCACGCATGATCAAGGCGAGGCTTTAGTAATGTCCGATCGGATCGCGGTGATGCGCGGCGGCCGAGTGGAACAGATCGGTACCAGCTACGAGATCTATGCCCGACCACGGACCCGCTTCGTCGCAACGTTTATCGGTGAAGCGAACGTGCTCGAAGCGCGTGTCATCGGTGCGGAGGCCGACGGAATGCTCCGGGTAGACTGTCACTCTCTTCGCGTGCTCGTGGGTGCTGCCGATGCACCGGCCAGTTCTGGCACGGCACTTGCGCTGTCCATCCGCCCGGAACACGTCAAGATCGGGCGCGCAGCTGACTACTATCCTAATCGCTGGGAGGGGACGGTGCAGGAAGTCATCTTCATGGGGGCGATCATCCGGTGTCGGGTGCGGATCGCCGCGTCGTGCGTCGTGACGGCGGAGGTTCACAGCGACCAGGCGGACGGGTTGAGCCCTGGGGCGAAATTGCAGATCGGTTGGGCGCGCGAGAGCGCCGTGCTGCTTCGCGAGTAG
- a CDS encoding ABC transporter permease, translated as MPLLMPAMTLTLGIFWVAMAVLLVLSVYPFLSETPRFTLAGWQKFVTDEFYWHVVRTTLTLALLVTGLTLIVGYPVAQAITRIRRPGILVMIYVVLVSPILVSVVVRTYGWLLLLSKQGLLNFALLRLGIVRDPVSLIFNMTGILIAMVHILLPFMVFPILSVMTQLDPDLKQAAGDLGASRWVTFRRVTLPLTLPGIISGCQIVFTLTISAFVTPFFMGGGRVQVLSGLIFRDVEGVNLSFASVVVFITLGLIVSILILTNRLTRQIYERADVSRT; from the coding sequence GTGCCGCTGCTGATGCCGGCCATGACCCTGACTCTCGGGATTTTCTGGGTCGCCATGGCGGTCTTGCTGGTGCTCAGCGTGTATCCGTTCCTGAGCGAGACGCCGCGGTTCACGCTCGCCGGATGGCAGAAGTTCGTGACGGATGAGTTCTACTGGCACGTCGTCCGGACAACGCTCACGCTGGCCTTGCTGGTCACCGGGCTGACGCTCATCGTAGGGTACCCGGTCGCGCAGGCAATCACACGCATCCGCCGCCCGGGCATTCTCGTGATGATTTATGTCGTACTGGTGTCTCCTATCCTGGTGAGTGTGGTTGTGCGCACTTACGGGTGGCTGTTACTTCTGTCCAAACAGGGGCTGCTCAATTTTGCGCTGCTGCGACTAGGGATCGTGCGCGATCCTGTTTCGCTTATTTTCAACATGACCGGCATTCTGATTGCGATGGTCCACATTCTGCTGCCGTTCATGGTCTTTCCCATTCTTAGCGTGATGACTCAGCTGGACCCGGACTTGAAGCAGGCTGCGGGCGATCTGGGCGCGAGTCGTTGGGTCACGTTCCGACGGGTCACGCTTCCGCTCACACTCCCAGGCATCATCAGCGGCTGTCAGATCGTTTTCACTCTCACCATCAGCGCGTTCGTGACGCCGTTTTTTATGGGAGGCGGCAGGGTGCAAGTGTTAAGTGGTCTGATTTTCCGAGACGTCGAGGGCGTTAATCTGTCATTTGCGTCGGTCGTGGTTTTCATCACGCTCGGGCTGATCGTGTCCATCCTGATCCTCACCAATCGGTTGACGCGACAGATCTACGAGCGTGCGGATGTGTCCCGGACATGA
- a CDS encoding ABC transporter permease, whose amino-acid sequence MRPRAVDYVATAQFLWLALVLLFVLAPIALIVVYAFSSAPYGVFPPPGLSTKWFVKLFHQDDLTHAALNSLIVALATMAVSLMVGTLAALALVRYRFFGRELVRAMFLAPLIVPRIALGVGILIYVVLLHRFGGLDSVVMAHVMVALPFVISVLSASLIGADRVLEEAAMDLGATPVETFFRVVLPQIRTGLIVSAFFAFITSWDEVETSIFLVKTHNIVLPVAMFYYLEHYQDPVIAALSVFLIVIALAVAVMLVVLLKPRELPQVLGNREPEPDSGATA is encoded by the coding sequence ATGAGACCAAGGGCGGTGGACTATGTCGCGACGGCGCAGTTCCTCTGGTTGGCACTCGTGCTTCTCTTCGTGCTGGCACCGATCGCGTTGATTGTTGTGTACGCGTTCAGCAGCGCGCCGTACGGTGTCTTTCCCCCGCCGGGGCTTTCCACGAAGTGGTTTGTAAAGTTATTTCACCAAGACGATCTGACTCATGCGGCTCTGAACTCGCTGATCGTCGCCCTAGCGACCATGGCCGTCAGTCTGATGGTGGGCACCCTTGCCGCGTTGGCGCTCGTGCGGTATCGGTTCTTCGGGCGGGAGCTGGTTCGGGCGATGTTTCTTGCGCCGTTGATCGTGCCGCGGATTGCCCTCGGGGTCGGGATACTTATCTACGTCGTGCTCCTGCATCGTTTCGGGGGCCTGGACAGCGTGGTTATGGCACACGTCATGGTCGCACTGCCGTTCGTGATCTCCGTGCTTTCCGCGAGCCTGATCGGCGCCGACCGCGTGTTGGAGGAGGCGGCGATGGACCTGGGCGCGACGCCCGTGGAAACATTCTTTCGTGTCGTGCTCCCCCAAATCCGGACCGGACTCATTGTCAGCGCATTCTTTGCGTTCATCACCTCCTGGGACGAAGTCGAGACCTCCATTTTCCTTGTGAAGACCCACAACATCGTGCTCCCCGTGGCGATGTTCTATTACCTCGAGCACTATCAGGACCCGGTCATCGCTGCGCTGTCCGTCTTCCTGATTGTGATTGCGCTTGCGGTTGCGGTGATGCTCGTCGTGCTGCTGAAACCCCGCGAATTGCCGCAGGTGCTGGGGAACAGAGAGCCGGAGCCGGACTCGGGCGCGACCGCTTGA
- a CDS encoding M20/M25/M40 family metallo-hydrolase, with protein sequence MTARATLEAHVDRDLPTTLEDLRRLVAIPSVAAQRRGIREAAEAVAALLRAAGGAVTVLEHGGANPVVAAEFAGRSAKTLLFYDHYDVQPADPVDEWTVPPFDLTQRDGLLLGRGVADNKGDLLTRIAAIRAITAVDGGLPCRIKFVIEGEEEIGSVNFGAVVRAHAKLLAADACVWEYAERDSTERLHMVCGCKGICYLELEACVGHVDLHSMFGALVEGAPFRLVHALHTFKDERGTVLIPGHYDRVRRPTAEETEAVQRIPLDVVEDVRRQFEPARLLGEVDGPNAVRQLFFAPTCTICGIWGGYTQEGQKTVLPRAAHAKVDFRLVPDQDPHEVARSVRKHLDVLGYTDISLTVLAAEFPWRTDLSDPFVRLSQEVVEESTGRTVIVSPTSAGTGPRHDLAPLLKVPVVSIGAGYWKSRSHAPDESLRLSDFRETVLMLAHLMYRFGAQ encoded by the coding sequence GTGACCGCAAGAGCGACACTCGAAGCACACGTGGATCGTGATCTGCCTACCACGCTCGAAGATCTTCGGCGGCTGGTTGCTATCCCGTCCGTGGCGGCGCAGCGGAGAGGGATCCGTGAGGCCGCCGAAGCCGTGGCGGCTCTCTTGCGTGCAGCCGGGGGAGCCGTGACCGTGTTAGAGCATGGCGGCGCGAACCCCGTCGTCGCCGCTGAATTTGCCGGACGGTCAGCCAAGACACTGCTCTTCTACGACCACTACGACGTGCAACCGGCCGACCCGGTTGACGAGTGGACGGTTCCACCCTTCGACCTGACCCAGCGTGATGGGTTGCTGCTGGGGCGGGGCGTCGCCGACAACAAGGGGGATCTGCTCACTCGCATCGCTGCGATCCGGGCCATCACGGCAGTTGATGGGGGACTCCCCTGCCGGATCAAGTTTGTCATCGAGGGTGAGGAAGAGATCGGAAGTGTCAATTTCGGTGCCGTGGTGCGCGCCCACGCGAAGCTCTTGGCGGCCGATGCGTGCGTGTGGGAGTACGCGGAGCGGGACTCGACCGAGCGGTTGCACATGGTGTGCGGATGCAAGGGCATCTGCTACCTTGAACTCGAGGCTTGCGTCGGCCACGTCGATCTTCACTCCATGTTTGGGGCGTTGGTGGAAGGGGCTCCCTTTCGCTTGGTCCACGCGTTGCATACGTTCAAAGACGAGCGCGGCACGGTGCTCATCCCGGGGCACTACGATCGTGTTCGGCGCCCCACCGCTGAGGAGACGGAGGCGGTCCAGCGGATTCCGCTGGATGTTGTGGAGGATGTCCGCCGCCAGTTCGAACCGGCACGACTGCTCGGGGAAGTCGATGGACCGAACGCGGTTCGGCAACTGTTTTTCGCGCCCACGTGCACGATCTGCGGAATCTGGGGCGGGTACACTCAGGAAGGGCAAAAAACCGTTCTTCCGCGCGCGGCGCATGCGAAAGTCGACTTTCGCCTCGTCCCGGATCAGGATCCACACGAGGTGGCGCGCAGCGTGCGAAAACACCTGGACGTCCTCGGATACACGGACATCTCGCTGACCGTGCTCGCCGCCGAGTTCCCTTGGCGCACCGATCTCTCGGACCCGTTCGTGCGATTGTCTCAAGAGGTCGTCGAGGAATCGACCGGACGGACGGTGATCGTGTCTCCCACGTCCGCCGGCACGGGCCCACGTCATGATCTGGCGCCGCTGCTCAAGGTGCCGGTCGTGAGCATTGGGGCCGGGTACTGGAAGTCTCGTTCGCACGCTCCCGACGAGAGCCTGCGGCTGAGCGACTTTCGGGAGACGGTTCTGATGCTGGCGCACCTCATGTACCGCTTCGGGGCTCAATGA